The Halostagnicola kamekurae sequence ACTGTAACCCACTCGAGCACTCAACCGAGAGGCTCGAGCGACCGACCGCGCGTCGCCGTCTTCGACTGGACCGATCCGGTCATGGTCGCGGGCCACTGGACGGCGGACCTCGTCGAGTGGGCCGGCGGCGAGTACGGACTCGCAGACCCCGGCGAGGCCTCGAGGCCCCGCGAATGGGGCGAGATCCGCGCGTACGACCCCGAGGTCATCGTCGTCGCGCCGTGTGGGTTCGACCTCGCGCAGACGGCCGCGAACCTGTCGGATCTGACGTCGCTCGAGGGGTGGGCGGAGCTTTCGGCCGTTCGGAACGACCGCGTCTGGGCGATGGACGGCAACCACTATCTCAACCGACCCGGTCCGCGTCTGGTCGAGACACTCGAGGCCCTCGCACCGATTATCTCCCCCGACCGGTTCGAGCGATCCCCTGAGGTGTCGGTCGCGGTGCCCCTGGAGCGTCTCGAGAGAACGCGAGTCTGATCTCAGCTGGTGGGTTACAGTTCGCCGATCCGAATGCCGTCCGGTTGGAGGACGACGCCGATATCGCTGGTGGCACCCTGAAAGACCTCCGAGTGTGATGCGACATCGTCGACGCCGACGCCGACTTCGAACTGTCCGTCGCCCGGAAGCGATGGAAACTCTCGCTGTTCGCCATCTGCGAGCTGGAGGTCTTCCTGGAACACGACTCCGCTCTCGTCTTTGATCTGCAGCCGAACCGTCGAATCTCTCGGCAGGCCGTTTTCGACGATGACGCTGCCGCCACCTCCAACGACTCCCTGTACGGCGTTTTGTACGCGCGACTTCGCCGTGAGTAACTGCGCCTGAAGCGCTTCGGGATCGTCGCGGTATTTGAGTGCGACGGCGGCGATCGCGAGTAGCGCGAGCACCGCGAGCAGCGCCAGCGGGAGGCCAAGCGAGGTGACCCGGTCGAGGATCGACTTGCCGGAGACGTTGATCTGTGCGCTCTTCTGGGCGGACTCGGCTCCACTCACGTTGAGTGCCGTCATATTGTAGCTATACTCGCCGTTTTCCGCCGGCGGTTCGATCGACGTTTCGACCGTCTTCGATTCGCCGGCCGCGAGTGTGACGCTCTCCTCGGCGACGAGTTCGTCGCCCAAGTTGAATTGTACGGACTGGGTGTCCGCCCGCTCGCCCGTGTTCGTCACGTTCCCGCTCATGGTCAGCCCCGAATTCGCGTTGTCGGCTCCTTCGAGCTTGACGTCTTCGACGGTGAACGCCGGTCGAATCGCTACGGCCGTATCGCTTGAGACATCTGTCTCCGCCGTGAGTTCGATCTCCGACGGCGCGTCTTCGGTTGGTTCGAAGGAAAAGCCCTTTTCGACAGATTCGCCCGGATTCACCGTCACCATCACCGTCTCGCTGCCGTCGTCGGCGACGCCGTCTGGATCGTCGACCGCCACCGTGAGTTCGACGACCTCCGGCGTCTCGCCGTCGTTCTCGACTGTGACGACGGCATCTAGCGACTCTTCAGACCCGAACGACTCGTCGACATCGGTAAATTTCGTCGACAGGTTACGCTCGAACTCGAGCGTGTCGCTCTGGCCTGGCGTTTCGACCGTCACGCTCGTCAGCGGGACGGACCCGCTGTCGAGATACGTCGAGAACGTCGCTTCGGTCGGAGCGCCGTCCTCGACGGTGACGTTGCGCTCGCCTTCGACCGAGTCGCCGATGCGGAAGGTCGTGGGGACGACGGTCTCGCCGCCCGGAACCGTCCCGTCATAGTCGATATTTGCGACGACCTCGAGTTCTTCTGAGAGGCTCGCAGTCGGCTCGTTGATGACCGTTGCGGACATCCGTTCATTGTGGGCATCCTTCGACACGACCGTCACGGCCTTTCGCTCGGTGTTCGAGTCTTCCGGGACCGCGACCGCTATGTCGACTTCCGAGGCGTTGATGTCTCCCGTGTCGTAGCTGAACTCTTCGGTGGTACTAGCGCCCTGGGCAAGGGTGATCGAGCGCGACTCCACCTCGGTTCCGTCGACCGAGAGCGTCACGGTCCGATCGCCGAGATCCAGTGCGCCGCGTCGCTCAAGGTCGGCGGCGACGGTGAGGGGTTCGCCAGCGACCGGATCGTTGGTTTCGACGTTCGTGATCGCAATTTCGGATTTCGTGATGTTGATCGGCGTCGTGAACTGCTCGGAGAGGATGTCGAGGCGAAGTTCGTCGATCTGGTGATCCCCCGCCACGAGTTCGCGCTCGAACGTCAGCGATGTGGTATTGCCACCGGATTCGTTGATGAATTCAGGTTCGCCAATCAACCGATCCTCGACGTTTCCGTCGGTATCAACTCCGTAGAGTTCGACTTCGTCTCGAATATTTCCGTATCCAACGTTCGTGATGTCGACAGTGACTGACAGTTGCTCACCCTCGGAGTAGTCTCCATCCGCAGAAACGTTCGTGGATGGAATCCCCTGGTCGTACGCACTGTACTCTATCGAGGCCCCATCGACCTCGAGGGAAGTACCATCCGCTAACTCCACGATTCCGTCATCGGTGACCACGAGGTTGTCGTCGATGGTGACCGTTTTATTGCCATCGCTCGTCGTCACATGTCGTCCGTCGGTTATCGTTTCGACGGTGCCGTCATCTGCGACCATTAAATCCTCGCCATTGACGGTGATGGTCGGGTCTTTAGGCGTTTCGTCCCCCGCTGCGTTTTCGCCGCGAACGATATCGCCATCGAAGGTCACTACCGCGTCATGACCGTAGTACCCCGTGTCGTCGAACGATCCCGTGGCTAGTGGCACGTTGGTCTGGTTCTCGATTTCGAGCAGTTCGCCGGACTCAAAGTCGTCGGTCGTATTGTCCGTCTCCGCGCCCGCCGCGGTGCCGATTCCCGCCGTGAGTAACAGTCCACAGAGGACCACGCTTAGCAAGACACCGATCGCTAGCGAGGATCGGACCGCTCGCAGGTCGTGTCTTTTCGATCGAAGACAATCTCCTATAGCGGCATACCTGTCGGAACTGACTAGCGAGTGCGGGGGTGGATTCGTTCTCATCCAGACGACACCAATCGTATGTTTCAATCTGTTTGGATGGGGTGTTGAAATACTCTCTGGGCGATTATTATTGGGTATATTATATAAACGGCCGGACGGCCAACGCGCTTTTCACGTAGTTGGTGCTACGCTGACGTATAGATGTCACGGGAAGCCGACTCTCCCAGCAGGAACGACGACGGCGGGCTGGGCGCGAATTCCGGGTCGTCACAGTCGCGTGGGGCGACCGATACGACTCGAGCGACACACTCGCTCAGCCGTCGCGGGGCGCTTGCGGGCGTCGGAACGCTTTCGCTGGGAGCAGTCGCCGGCTGTCTCGGCTCGATTCCGGGGCTCGAGGGCTCATCAGGACAGCGGTTGGTTGAACCGGAAGATCCGGGCGAAAACCCGGACGCGACGCCGGGCGAGTTCTATCATCTGATCGAAGAACACGATATCGTCGTCGACGAGCTCTATCACACGCCTGAGGAAAACCGACTCGATCTGTTCTACGATTCGAGCGCGGAGACTCGCTCCGAATCCGACGAGGAGATCGTTGTCATCTATCAGGCCTATCAGGAATTGATCGACCATGGCTCCTCGCTCGAGAACCTCTATACCGAGATCGTCGACCCGTTCGAGGAGCAAGCCCGTGGCTGGGGCATCGACACCGACTGGGTCGAGCGGTATCTCGACGGCGAAATCAACGAAAACGAGCTGTGGGGGACGATCGTGGAGTCGAAATCCTACGGGGATGGAAACGACCCAGCGGTTTCGAACGAGAGCGATCCGCCGACGGGTGATGACGGCACCACGTCGGATGGAAACGAGACGTCCGGTGAGACGGGTGAGACCGACCCGGCCAATCGAACGAATTCGTCCGAAATAAGCGACTCGTCGGTAGACGGCGGGTCGGGTGGCAACGAGAGCGATGGGGAATAACGCTCTCTGGCATCGGTGGTCCGCAAACTGGGCGGTCACACGCAACGCCAGTCCGGGCGTGTCAACTACCAAAGGCAAGATTAAGGACCAGTGGGGGAAATAGTTGGCCATGTATCGGTTGGTGGGACATTTCCCTCGAGGAAGGTGATAACGAAACAATGACGCTATTCGAACTCGAGCGGAACGCGGACTTCGAGAAACTCGTCGAGCTCCTCGAGTCGAGCTCGAACCCGAACGTCCGGAGTCGGGCCTGCGAGATTATCGGGAGTCTCGAATCCGAGCACGAAGACAGCAAATTTCCCAGAGACGAACTCGTCGACGCCCTGGTGGGGGCGGCAAACGAGGACGAGAGCGAGGACGTCCGCGCGACCGCGATCGACGCGCTCGATCAGTACGGACAGGCGGCGCTCGAACAGCTCATCGGCGAGATCATTGGC is a genomic window containing:
- a CDS encoding CARDB domain-containing protein, translated to MVLCGLLLTAGIGTAAGAETDNTTDDFESGELLEIENQTNVPLATGSFDDTGYYGHDAVVTFDGDIVRGENAAGDETPKDPTITVNGEDLMVADDGTVETITDGRHVTTSDGNKTVTIDDNLVVTDDGIVELADGTSLEVDGASIEYSAYDQGIPSTNVSADGDYSEGEQLSVTVDITNVGYGNIRDEVELYGVDTDGNVEDRLIGEPEFINESGGNTTSLTFERELVAGDHQIDELRLDILSEQFTTPINITKSEIAITNVETNDPVAGEPLTVAADLERRGALDLGDRTVTLSVDGTEVESRSITLAQGASTTEEFSYDTGDINASEVDIAVAVPEDSNTERKAVTVVSKDAHNERMSATVINEPTASLSEELEVVANIDYDGTVPGGETVVPTTFRIGDSVEGERNVTVEDGAPTEATFSTYLDSGSVPLTSVTVETPGQSDTLEFERNLSTKFTDVDESFGSEESLDAVVTVENDGETPEVVELTVAVDDPDGVADDGSETVMVTVNPGESVEKGFSFEPTEDAPSEIELTAETDVSSDTAVAIRPAFTVEDVKLEGADNANSGLTMSGNVTNTGERADTQSVQFNLGDELVAEESVTLAAGESKTVETSIEPPAENGEYSYNMTALNVSGAESAQKSAQINVSGKSILDRVTSLGLPLALLAVLALLAIAAVALKYRDDPEALQAQLLTAKSRVQNAVQGVVGGGGSVIVENGLPRDSTVRLQIKDESGVVFQEDLQLADGEQREFPSLPGDGQFEVGVGVDDVASHSEVFQGATSDIGVVLQPDGIRIGEL